The DNA region TCCTGTTGCGTACCAAGGATTATCGCGCGTTCTGTGCCAGCGTCGGCGCGTTCGTGGACCACGTGCCCGACGACCCGGCCGAGAGCACCAGCGGCGGAACCGGGCCGTCCGGGGCGGTGGCCCGTACGATCGAGGCGATCACGGCCGCCGGGTACACAGTGGACCCGGAGCTGTGGTCGCTTACCGCCCGATGCACATCCTGCCACGAGGAAGGCGGATGCAGCTCGGGCGGCGAGGACGGCACCGAGAACACCGAGACCCGCAAGAAGGGCCCGTAGGGAGTCGCGATGAAGTGGACCGATGCCCCGGACGCGGTCCTCGACGCCGTGAACACACACCTCGGGCCGGTCAGCGCGGCCGACGACATCACCGCGGGCAGCCGCGCAGACCTCACCACGGTAGTCACCACCCCAGCGGGGCGTGTGTTCGTCAAGGCCGTGCGCGGCATCGACTTCCGGATGCGCCTGCTGCGCAACGAAACCCTCATCGGCGCGGCCACGCTCCCCGACCTGGTACCCGCAGTCCTGGCCCACGTCGACCTCGACGACGAGGACGGCACGCCGTGGCTGGTGGTCATGACCGAGCACGTCGACGGCCGACCGGCCAGCCTCGCCCCCGGCTCACCCGACCTGGACATCGTGGCTGGCGTCCTCCAGGACTTGGCCGCGGTTGAGGCACCGCCCGGCGTCTGGTCGCTGGCGCGGCGCTGGGCGGCCACGGACTGGTGGCAGCGCTGCGCCGAGCACTCGCCCGGCGTGGTCGCAGGCTGGGACCTGGACGAGATGACCCGGCTGAGTGCGCCGGTCCCCGCGCTGGCCGACGGTGACCGGCTCGTGCACAGCGACCTGCACCCCGACCAGATCCTCATCACCGCAGCCGGGCCGCGCGTCATCGACTGGGGCTACGTCTCCGCCGGAGCCGGGTGGGTGGACACCGCCCTGATCACGCTGAGGCTGATCATCGCTGGACACGACCCGGCCGCGGCTGAAGCGTGGGCGCGCGGCCTGCCCACCGGCCGCGACGCCGACCCGGCGACGCTGGACGCCTTCGCCGCGTACCTCGGCGGCTGGTGGACCCACCTGGCCGCTACCCGTCCCGGCGTCGCAGCTCAATCCGCACGGAACTGGGCCGAGTGGCGCCACTGCCAGCGCACCACGGTCGCCGCAGGTTGACGTGGTTGACCTCGGTCTGAGCCCCTCCGCGCCCACCAGCCATAGCACCACGGTCCCTGCTACACCGGCCAGGACAGCTGCCAAGGCAACCAGGGCGACTTTCACAGCGGACAACGGGCGTATAGGGCGTATAGGGCGTACAGGCGGGTTCGACGCCTCAGGGTGTTGGCTCATTTGGTTGTGACGGGCCTTCCACTGTTCGGTGAGTCGACAGGTTCGTGGGGGCAGGGGTTTCGGGCCGTTCGTGGCGACGGCGGACCGGCCGGGTCCGGTGGAGCGGGCGGCGCACTGCGGATTGCTGATCTATGATGTCGGCCCACTGCGGTGGCGGGAACATGTCCCCTCATTGTCGCGAACGGTTTCGGCCTGCCCGCGATCACGTCGTGGTGATCAGCCAGGGTGCTCGTGCTGTGTCACGATCCGCGCGTGCTGATCACTCCGAACCCCGGCCGTACCCTTCCCGACGCCCTTGAGGTGCTGCGGCAGCTGCGCGATGGCGTATACAACCTGCACTCCGGTGGCGGCGTGGGCCCTGGCTCGTCTGCGGGGAAGATGTGGGCCTACCTTGAATGGATCCGCAAGGCCGAACGTCAGCTGGCCAACGTGATCTTCCGAGAGGATGCGGCGGCGCTTCTCGACTGGAAGGGCTACGAGGCGCTGATGGCCATGGCGCCCGCGTGGGCAGCAGCTGTGGGCGGGAACGCCCAGGAACGCATCCTGCATGACGTGGTCGGCGACGAGATCACCGAGCGCCACGATACTTTCGGTGCCGCGTGCGCGGCAGTCGAGGTACTGATCAGCCAGTGGTCGGACGGCATGCCGATAGCGGTGCTCGACACCAGCGTGTACCTCGCGTATCAGGACAAGCTGGAGGCCATCGACTGGGTGGCCGCGATGGGCGCCAAGTTGCCGCGGCTGCGGCTCGTCGTGCCGATGATCGTGGTCGACGAACTCGACGGTACCAAGCACAGCGACGTGCGCTGGCGCGCTGCGTACTCGCTGGCGACGATCGACCGGGTGATCCGGTCAGGCGGCGTGCTCAGCGAGACTCCCAGGGTCGAGATAGTGCTGTTCAACGACCCCGTCGGGCACACGCGCATGGCGATCGCCGACCAGGAGATCATTGATCGGGCGGCTGCGGTGCAGGCCATCGCGGGAACGCCGGTCACCCTTCTCACCTGCGACACCGGGATGGCGTTGCGCGCGCTCGATGCGGACCTGGGTCACATGTTGCTGCCTCGGGAGGATCAGCCGAAGCGGCGGACGTGACCAGACGTGGGCGCAGGCACGGACTGGTTACGCGGCGGCGGGTTGGGTGGTCTGCAGGGCGGCGATGCCGCGCATGTGCCGCTGGTAGTCGCGGCGGGCGACGTCGACGGCGGCCTGCGCATCGGCTCGGGCGGCCAACGCCGAGGCTGAGGCCTGCAGGGCGGCGAGTCGGTAGTCGACGGCTTGTTCGGCGGGGCCGCGGCCGGTGTCGAGGGCGGCCTGGTGCTCGTCGCGGCGGGCGATCGTCTCGGCGTGGCCGGTGGTCGCGGTGGTCAGGGCGGTGTCGGCGGCGGTGATCGCGGCGTCGAGCCGGCGGTCGCTGAGTTCGGCGTGGGGGACGTCGGCGGTCGTATGGAGCTCGCCGCTGGCTGGCGAGCTGCCTGGTCGCCCCGTGGCGCGGGCGACCAGGTCGCCTTGTGCGAGGGAGATGACCGCGGGGTGGGCCAGGGCGGCGGCGGTGAGAATCTCCACCTCGCCGAGGCTCGCGCCGAACGGCAACGCGTCCGCCACCGCCGCCGCGGCGTCGTGCGTGCTGAAACGGCTGCCGTGGGCGGTGAGTCCGTGCTCCGGATCGACCAGGCGCTCGACGAGCTCGTCGACGCCGATGCCAAACCGGACGGTGATCGCCGCATCCACCGCAGGCGCCGCGATGGTGAGTCCGGCGCGGAAGTCCGTCAGCGCCCGGTCGATCCACACGGTCGGGTCGACGCCCAGGCAGAGGACCGCGTCGGCTCGCCAGAGCACCCGCCGGGTGGCGTTGGCGGCCAGGGTGACGTCGGCCTTGCCCGAGCGGGAGGCGCGGGTCAGCACCCGGGCCTGCGCCGCCGACCGTCGACGCGTTGGTCAACCCGAGCGGCGCGGTGGGTCATCACCCACCCCAACATGCCGCTGGATTCCTCCAGCGGGCCGAGCGGCCGTCGCCGCTGTTGACGTAGGAGGTGCGGTCCACCACCCAGCTGAATGTGGCGTTGTCGGCATTAGTTGGCGAGCGGGTGGGGTTCGTTGGTCATGGTGGCGAGTGCGGTGGCGACGTCGTTGAGGGTGGCTTTGACGTAGGTCATGGTGGCGTTTGCGTGGTCGGTTGCGTCGTTGTGGCCTGCGTAG from Alloactinosynnema sp. L-07 includes:
- a CDS encoding phosphotransferase family protein, with product MKWTDAPDAVLDAVNTHLGPVSAADDITAGSRADLTTVVTTPAGRVFVKAVRGIDFRMRLLRNETLIGAATLPDLVPAVLAHVDLDDEDGTPWLVVMTEHVDGRPASLAPGSPDLDIVAGVLQDLAAVEAPPGVWSLARRWAATDWWQRCAEHSPGVVAGWDLDEMTRLSAPVPALADGDRLVHSDLHPDQILITAAGPRVIDWGYVSAGAGWVDTALITLRLIIAGHDPAAAEAWARGLPTGRDADPATLDAFAAYLGGWWTHLAATRPGVAAQSARNWAEWRHCQRTTVAAG
- a CDS encoding PIN domain-containing protein — encoded protein: MLITPNPGRTLPDALEVLRQLRDGVYNLHSGGGVGPGSSAGKMWAYLEWIRKAERQLANVIFREDAAALLDWKGYEALMAMAPAWAAAVGGNAQERILHDVVGDEITERHDTFGAACAAVEVLISQWSDGMPIAVLDTSVYLAYQDKLEAIDWVAAMGAKLPRLRLVVPMIVVDELDGTKHSDVRWRAAYSLATIDRVIRSGGVLSETPRVEIVLFNDPVGHTRMAIADQEIIDRAAAVQAIAGTPVTLLTCDTGMALRALDADLGHMLLPREDQPKRRT